A single window of Mugil cephalus isolate CIBA_MC_2020 chromosome 1, CIBA_Mcephalus_1.1, whole genome shotgun sequence DNA harbors:
- the cd63 gene encoding CD63 antigen: MGVEGGMKCVKYLIFFFNFIFLLCGLALIVLGIMVQVSLHNTVVISNLSASGAPIVITVVGVVIFFIAFFGCCGAWKESYCMVTTFAILLSLIIIVEIAAAITGYIYRNKISTVVQDSLTEMITNYKNATEEFRESLDTLQQSLKCCGVNSSADWKSFAPDGNSVPDSCCLNVTKDCGKDAMTDASKVYTEGCHDSLVELLKKNLLWVLVAVLIVAFLQIMGIVFACMLMRGIRSGYEVM; the protein is encoded by the exons TTATGTGGCCTGGCATTGATCGTTTTGGGAATCATGGTTCAGGTGTCTCTACACAACACCGTTGTCATCAGTAATTTGTCAGCCTCCGGAGCTCCCATTGTGATCACCGTAGTCGGTGTGGTGATTTTCTTCATCGCCTTCTTCGGTTGCTGCGGCGCCTGGAAAGAAAGCTACTGCATGGTCACCACG TTTGCCATCCTTCTCTCATTGATCATCATTGTTGAGATTGCTGCGGCAATCACTGGATACATCTACAGGAACAAA ATCTCCACCGTCGTCCAAGATAGTCTCACTGAAATGATTACTAATTACAAAAATGCCACAGAAGAATTCAGAGAGTCTTTGGATACGCTGCAGCAGAGT ctgaaatgctgtggtgtaaacAGCTCTGCCGACTGGAAAAGCTTCGCTCCCGATGGCAACTCGGTGCCTGACTCATGCTGCCTGAATGTCACTAAAGACTGTGGAAAAGATGCTATGACGGATGCCTCCAAAGTGTACACGGAG GGTTGTCATGATTCTTtggtggagctgctgaagaagaaCCTCTTGTGGGTGCTAGTTGCAGTCCTCATTGTTGCGTTCCTTCAG aTAATGGGCATCGTGTTCGCCTGCATGTTGATGAGAGGCATCCGCAGTGGCTACGAGGTCATGTGA